One segment of Comamonas thiooxydans DNA contains the following:
- a CDS encoding phage terminase large subunit family protein has protein sequence MSAPFSPEAMAAIQAAAALGLSSLRTDAPQTLSEWAAEHFLLAGESSHQKGGWVGWPFQLGILDFMSDDRIEELAVKKSKRVGYTKMITAFVAYNIAHRRRKQALWQPTDDDRDSYVKSEIEPVLDGVAAVQAARRQGKGVEDTIKYKPFRDSVLHLLGGKAARAYRRITVAVSILDEWSAFDQSIEKSGDPGSLAKGRLEGAPYPKFVGGSTPRVKGMCHVERPCEESDAYVQYHIECPRCSAEHPLVWGSKELPYGFKWVKGQPASVHHVCPHCLESITQADYLPGGWPLTGTWVCKKTGRRYGADRIWRDAAGQPCRPPRTLGVHVWAAYSPQRTWVSIVDEFEKAHRALQAGDVAPMTGFTNETLGETWELKGDSSDEHALQARAEDYPLGRVPAGALLLTAGVDVQRDRWEIAIWAWGRGLESWAIAHQVIQGNPASEADWEPVTQYLQQRYVQAWHGGSLGLSAISIDSSDQTQAVYNWVRSAQGQLAGLRAIKGDNNDNRNIVGPSSLQEVNYRGRKISHGIKLWLVGVDSAKDLLLGQLAIDKPGPGYVHTSQKLPREWYEQLTAEQRVLVKVNGKDVYRWVKRRPRNEVLDCRNYALHAAMCLGIHKWPEARWLQLEQTVQPPQDLFNTAPAQAAQPQPQGDEPAPPRAPARPSPSRQLADEELFSPISLY, from the coding sequence ATGAGCGCACCCTTCAGCCCCGAAGCCATGGCCGCCATCCAGGCCGCAGCCGCGCTGGGGTTGTCCAGCCTGCGGACCGATGCGCCGCAAACCCTCAGCGAATGGGCGGCAGAGCACTTTCTGCTGGCGGGCGAATCCAGCCACCAGAAGGGCGGCTGGGTCGGCTGGCCCTTTCAGCTCGGCATTCTCGACTTCATGAGCGACGACCGCATCGAAGAGCTGGCCGTCAAAAAGAGCAAGCGCGTGGGCTATACCAAGATGATCACCGCCTTCGTCGCCTACAACATCGCCCACCGCCGCCGCAAGCAGGCGCTGTGGCAGCCCACCGACGACGACCGCGACAGCTACGTCAAGAGCGAGATCGAGCCCGTGCTCGACGGCGTGGCCGCCGTCCAGGCCGCGCGCCGCCAGGGCAAGGGGGTGGAGGACACCATCAAATACAAGCCCTTCCGCGACAGCGTGTTGCACCTGCTGGGCGGCAAGGCTGCGCGAGCCTACCGCCGCATCACCGTGGCCGTCTCCATCCTCGACGAATGGAGCGCCTTCGACCAGAGCATCGAGAAATCCGGCGACCCCGGCAGCCTGGCCAAGGGCCGGCTGGAAGGCGCGCCATACCCCAAGTTCGTCGGCGGCAGCACGCCCCGCGTCAAAGGCATGTGCCATGTAGAGCGCCCCTGCGAAGAATCCGACGCCTACGTCCAATACCACATCGAATGCCCGCGCTGCAGCGCGGAGCACCCGCTCGTCTGGGGCAGCAAAGAGCTGCCCTACGGCTTCAAATGGGTCAAAGGCCAGCCCGCCAGCGTGCACCACGTCTGCCCCCACTGCCTGGAGAGCATCACCCAGGCCGACTACCTGCCCGGCGGCTGGCCGCTTACCGGCACCTGGGTCTGCAAAAAGACCGGCCGCCGCTACGGCGCAGACCGCATCTGGCGCGATGCTGCGGGCCAGCCCTGCCGCCCGCCGCGCACCCTGGGCGTGCATGTCTGGGCCGCCTACAGCCCCCAGCGCACCTGGGTCAGCATCGTCGATGAGTTTGAAAAGGCGCACCGCGCCCTGCAGGCGGGCGACGTGGCGCCCATGACCGGCTTCACCAACGAAACCCTGGGCGAGACCTGGGAGCTCAAGGGCGACAGCAGCGACGAACACGCCCTGCAGGCCCGGGCCGAAGACTACCCCCTGGGCCGCGTGCCCGCCGGCGCGCTGTTGCTCACCGCCGGGGTCGACGTGCAGCGCGACCGATGGGAGATCGCCATCTGGGCCTGGGGCCGCGGGCTGGAAAGCTGGGCCATTGCCCACCAGGTCATCCAGGGCAACCCCGCCAGCGAGGCCGACTGGGAGCCCGTCACCCAATACCTGCAGCAGCGCTACGTGCAGGCCTGGCACGGCGGCAGCCTGGGGCTCAGTGCCATCAGCATCGACTCGTCCGACCAGACCCAGGCCGTCTACAACTGGGTGCGCAGCGCGCAAGGGCAGCTTGCCGGCCTGCGCGCCATCAAGGGCGACAACAACGACAACCGCAACATCGTCGGCCCCAGCAGCCTGCAAGAGGTCAACTACCGCGGCCGCAAGATATCGCACGGCATCAAGCTCTGGCTGGTGGGCGTGGACAGCGCCAAAGACCTGCTGCTGGGCCAGTTGGCCATCGACAAGCCCGGCCCTGGCTACGTGCACACCAGCCAGAAGCTCCCGCGCGAGTGGTACGAACAGCTCACCGCAGAGCAGCGCGTGCTGGTCAAGGTCAACGGCAAAGACGTGTACCGCTGGGTCAAGCGCAGGCCGCGCAATGAGGTGCTGGACTGCCGCAACTACGCACTGCACGCCGCCATGTGCCTTGGCATCCATAAATGGCCCGAGGCCCGCTGGCTGCAGCTGGAGCAAACCGTGCAGCCCCCGCAAGACCTCTTTAACACCGCCCCGGCCCAGGCCGCCCAGCCACAGCCGCAGGGCGATGAACCAGCCCCGCCACGCGCGCCAGCGCGGCCCAGCCCGTCGCGCCAACTGGCGGACGAAGAGCTTTTCAGCCCCATCAGCCTTTATTAA
- a CDS encoding helix-turn-helix domain-containing protein yields MSTIIMSACWPLQGMSAAQKAVLISLADQSNDDGVCWPGVGTIARRTCLSERAVQEALSWLQKVGLVFREYRLNASTSYTITPGSFDPTKAPAGRSRRKAGGADGAPPADSAPPAPGAPGGEPGAPAPPHQAHPRGEPGAPKSSLNRHRNHQRTSTPALERAGPVAQPEDVTDQTWADWLQLRKVKRAPVTETVLKGAKAEAAKAGMTLEAFLQLWCIRGSQGLQAAWLRPAAAPSPGRAPAFNANKHAAAAATIFDGVWDA; encoded by the coding sequence ATGAGCACCATCATCATGTCGGCCTGCTGGCCGCTGCAGGGCATGTCGGCAGCGCAGAAGGCGGTTCTGATATCGCTGGCGGATCAGTCGAATGACGACGGCGTGTGCTGGCCCGGTGTCGGCACCATTGCCCGGCGTACCTGCCTGTCGGAACGGGCCGTGCAAGAGGCGCTGTCGTGGCTGCAGAAGGTCGGCTTGGTCTTTCGGGAATATCGCCTGAATGCCAGCACCAGCTACACCATCACGCCGGGCAGTTTTGACCCGACCAAAGCACCTGCCGGTCGCAGTCGACGCAAGGCAGGTGGTGCAGATGGCGCACCCCCCGCAGATAGCGCACCCCCCGCACCAGGCGCACCAGGTGGTGAACCAGGCGCACCTGCACCCCCGCACCAGGCGCACCCCAGGGGTGAACCAGGCGCACCTAAATCATCATTGAACCGTCATAGGAACCATCAAAGAACCAGCACACCTGCGCTTGAGCGCGCAGGACCTGTTGCCCAACCGGAGGACGTGACCGACCAGACCTGGGCCGACTGGCTGCAGCTGCGCAAGGTCAAACGGGCACCGGTGACGGAGACCGTGCTGAAGGGCGCCAAGGCCGAGGCGGCAAAGGCCGGCATGACGCTGGAGGCCTTTCTGCAGCTGTGGTGCATACGCGGCTCGCAAGGGCTGCAGGCTGCGTGGCTCAGGCCGGCTGCAGCGCCATCACCTGGCCGTGCGCCGGCGTTCAACGCGAACAAGCACGCGGCTGCGGCAGCAACGATCTTCGACGGAGTGTGGGATGCATGA